In Helicobacter ibis, a genomic segment contains:
- the atpD gene encoding F0F1 ATP synthase subunit beta: MIGKIVQVMGPVVDIDFESYLPSINEALDINFTVDGRSSKLVLEVAAHIGDNRVRAIAMDMTEGLTRGEKVVARGNPITVPVGEQVLGRIFNVTGDIIDGGTELNNPEKWSIHRAAPTFENQSTKTEMFETGIKVVDLLAPYSKGGKVGLFGGAGVGKTVVIMELIHNVAFKHSGYSVFAGVGERTREGNDLYHEMKESGVLDKVALCYGQMNEPPGARNRIAFTGLTMAEYFRDEKGLDVLMFIDNIFRYAQSGAEMSALLGRIPSAVGYQPTLASEMGKLQERITSTKKGSITSVQAVYVPADDLTDPAPASVFAHLDATTVLNRKIAEKGIYPAVDPLDSTSRILDPQVVGEEHYKVATSVQQVLQKYKDLQDIIAILGMDELSEEDKKVVERARKIEKFLSQPFFVAEVFTGSPGKYVTLQETLEGFKGILEGKYDHIPENAFYMVGNINEVLEKAEKMKSN, translated from the coding sequence TTAATGAAGCTTTGGATATCAACTTCACAGTTGATGGTAGAAGTTCGAAGTTAGTTTTAGAGGTGGCTGCCCATATTGGAGATAATAGAGTTAGAGCTATTGCTATGGACATGACTGAAGGTCTAACTAGAGGCGAAAAAGTAGTAGCTAGAGGGAATCCTATAACAGTTCCAGTTGGTGAGCAAGTTTTGGGAAGAATCTTCAATGTTACTGGTGATATTATTGATGGTGGTACAGAGTTAAATAACCCAGAAAAATGGTCTATACATAGAGCTGCGCCTACATTTGAGAATCAAAGCACAAAAACAGAGATGTTTGAAACAGGGATTAAGGTAGTAGATCTTCTAGCGCCCTATTCAAAAGGTGGTAAAGTTGGTTTGTTTGGTGGTGCTGGTGTAGGTAAGACGGTTGTTATTATGGAGCTTATACATAATGTTGCTTTCAAACATAGTGGATATTCTGTATTTGCTGGAGTTGGTGAGAGAACAAGAGAGGGTAATGACCTTTATCACGAAATGAAAGAATCTGGAGTATTGGATAAAGTTGCCTTATGCTATGGTCAAATGAATGAGCCACCGGGTGCGAGAAATAGAATTGCTTTTACGGGTTTAACAATGGCAGAGTATTTTAGAGATGAAAAAGGGCTAGATGTATTGATGTTTATTGATAATATCTTTAGATATGCTCAATCAGGTGCTGAAATGTCAGCATTACTTGGCAGGATTCCTTCTGCTGTTGGTTACCAGCCGACATTAGCTAGCGAAATGGGTAAGTTGCAAGAAAGAATCACATCTACTAAGAAAGGTTCTATTACTTCTGTTCAGGCTGTATATGTTCCAGCAGATGACTTGACAGACCCAGCTCCTGCTTCTGTTTTTGCTCACCTTGATGCAACAACAGTTCTTAATAGAAAGATAGCAGAAAAAGGTATTTATCCTGCTGTGGATCCACTAGATTCAACTTCAAGAATCTTAGATCCTCAAGTTGTTGGAGAAGAGCACTATAAAGTAGCAACAAGTGTTCAGCAAGTGTTGCAAAAATACAAAGATTTGCAAGATATAATTGCTATTTTGGGTATGGATGAGCTTAGCGAAGAAGATAAAAAAGTAGTTGAAAGAGCTAGAAAGATTGAAAAATTCTTATCTCAGCCATTTTTCGTAGCAGAGGTATTTACAGGTAGTCCTGGAAAATATGTAACTTTACAAGAAACTTTGGAAGGCTTTAAAGGTATATTAGAAGGCAAATATGATCATATACCAGAGAATGCTTTTTATATGGTTGGAAACATTAATGAGGTTCTTGAAAAAGCTGAAAAAATGAAATCTAATTAA
- the atpC gene encoding ATP synthase F1 subunit epsilon produces the protein METLKLDIVTPEGSIFSNDVKSITLPGSEGEFGVLPGHVGVVTTLNAGVIEIETKDGKKEMVAVNWGYAKVDEKSVDVLADGAVDIAGDSEGEIAQSITKARKLLEEATDNNVVISSVVSRIETLVKSSL, from the coding sequence ATGGAAACCTTGAAGTTGGATATCGTAACACCGGAAGGTAGCATATTCTCAAATGATGTTAAGAGTATAACGCTACCTGGTAGTGAAGGTGAATTTGGTGTGTTACCTGGCCATGTTGGTGTTGTTACTACATTGAATGCTGGTGTGATAGAGATTGAAACAAAAGATGGCAAAAAAGAAATGGTTGCTGTTAATTGGGGATATGCAAAGGTAGATGAAAAAAGTGTTGATGTTCTTGCTGATGGAGCAGTTGATATTGCTGGTGATAGCGAGGGAGAAATTGCGCAATCTATTACAAAAGCTAGGAAGCTATTAGAAGAGGCTACAGACAATAATGTTGTTATCTCTTCTGTTGTATCTCGCATAGAGACTTTAGTTAAGAGTTCGCTGTGA
- a CDS encoding MotA/TolQ/ExbB proton channel family protein → MNLIQSLTDNYGVVSIVVLVWLSIYFILVFWIFIYRYISLSNLISNEKACLDSLVSGKYTLPRNSVFHYNISKIEKKVTEPILQYCLNKTVKEATSGLTFLAVVASTAPFIGLFGTVVEILEAFSTLGNEARVTLDVIAPVISKALVATATGILTAVPAYTFNLFLKRKVFELNTYLKLQIDILLSPKESLKNVDEIV, encoded by the coding sequence GTGAATCTTATACAATCATTGACAGACAATTATGGTGTTGTATCCATAGTTGTCTTAGTTTGGTTATCTATTTATTTTATACTCGTTTTTTGGATATTTATTTATAGATATATTTCACTATCAAATTTAATTAGCAATGAAAAAGCTTGTTTGGATTCGCTAGTTAGTGGAAAATATACACTTCCTAGAAATTCTGTCTTCCACTACAACATAAGTAAAATTGAGAAAAAAGTTACAGAGCCTATTTTGCAATATTGTCTAAATAAAACAGTAAAAGAAGCTACAAGCGGACTTACATTTTTGGCAGTTGTTGCTTCTACTGCACCATTTATTGGTCTCTTTGGAACCGTTGTTGAAATACTTGAAGCATTTTCAACGCTTGGAAATGAAGCTAGGGTGACACTAGATGTGATAGCTCCTGTTATATCAAAAGCACTTGTGGCGACTGCAACTGGGATTTTGACTGCTGTGCCTGCTTATACTTTTAATTTATTTTTAAAAAGAAAGGTATTTGAGTTAAATACATATTTGAAGTTGCAAATTGATATTTTGTTATCACCTAAGGAATCTTTAAAGAATGTAGATGAAATTGTTTAG
- a CDS encoding biopolymer transporter ExbD, with the protein MEVDNNWEDTPELNITPLVDIMLVLLAILMVTAPVIVYKEEIQLPQGSKTAKTQEDSKIEIRVDVNRNIYIKSDVLQFDGFADFFVVFSNGYDKNTQVYIRADKNLKYDDVIYILKTAKQSGFSRVSLVTDG; encoded by the coding sequence TTGGAAGTAGATAATAATTGGGAAGACACACCAGAGTTAAACATTACACCTTTAGTTGATATAATGCTTGTTTTGTTGGCTATTTTAATGGTTACAGCACCAGTTATTGTCTATAAAGAAGAAATACAGTTGCCCCAAGGTTCAAAAACCGCAAAAACACAAGAGGACTCAAAAATAGAAATCAGAGTTGATGTAAATAGGAATATTTATATAAAAAGTGATGTGTTGCAATTTGATGGCTTTGCGGATTTTTTCGTTGTTTTTTCTAATGGTTATGATAAAAATACGCAAGTTTATATAAGAGCAGATAAGAATCTAAAATATGATGATGTGATTTATATTTTGAAAACCGCTAAACAAAGTGGGTTTAGCAGGGTGTCTTTGGTAACAGATGGTTAA
- a CDS encoding energy transducer TonB, which produces MVNFFAFSISGSIAILFYVLLLLLFLWNFNQKTIETKEYSFIKETEFSIDFLEEKVEKVEKKLTIKEIQEKPINDIPKKEESASKTANVGVGVNDLFKQVEFKQPVKKEALKPQSTNDKIAKKKKANEVSQRDDLTDKLDKIMSNLEVQKTMSFATPKGEYDEFYSKIQEILYKNWKPIRSGVDSEAEVIITIDFNGRFSYRVVKKSGFLEFDNALEEFLDIMQRQEFPKYEGGRKTNISVIFKTEV; this is translated from the coding sequence ATGGTTAATTTTTTTGCATTTTCTATAAGTGGTAGCATAGCGATTCTATTTTATGTATTGCTTTTATTGTTGTTTTTGTGGAATTTTAATCAAAAAACTATAGAGACTAAAGAATATTCCTTTATAAAAGAAACAGAATTTAGTATTGATTTTTTAGAAGAAAAAGTAGAGAAAGTAGAGAAAAAACTAACAATTAAAGAAATACAAGAAAAACCAATAAATGATATACCTAAAAAAGAAGAGAGTGCTTCAAAAACCGCTAATGTTGGAGTTGGAGTTAATGACTTGTTTAAGCAAGTTGAATTCAAACAACCGGTTAAAAAGGAAGCTCTAAAGCCTCAAAGCACAAATGATAAAATAGCTAAAAAAAAGAAAGCAAATGAGGTATCTCAAAGAGATGATCTAACAGATAAACTAGATAAAATAATGTCTAATTTGGAAGTGCAAAAGACTATGAGTTTTGCTACTCCAAAGGGCGAGTATGATGAGTTTTATTCTAAGATTCAAGAAATATTATATAAAAATTGGAAGCCAATAAGAAGCGGTGTGGATTCTGAGGCAGAGGTTATAATTACAATAGACTTTAATGGTAGGTTTTCTTATAGAGTAGTGAAAAAATCTGGCTTTTTGGAGTTTGATAATGCTTTAGAAGAGTTTTTGGATATAATGCAAAGACAAGAATTTCCAAAGTATGAAGGTGGAAGAAAAACTAATATTAGTGTAATTTTTAAAACAGAGGTGTAA